TTATAGAAGTCAAAAATCCTTTAGCTCTAGTTGTTTAAAAATCAATCTTATACCTTGGTTTCAGTAAGACTGAAACTAAAATTGATCATAATTTTCTAGCCAATTGCATTACAAAGTAGTAAAtgtacatagtgaagtaagttgCAGTGAGATCCTGAGCCAAAAATGGCATTTACCCAGCAGATGTCTTACAAGGGCAAACACTGGACTCTTAACAATGATACACATCATTTCTAGTAATGAATAGGAAATGCACGTGCCAAAAGCCAGAAGCTACAGAATGAATGCATAAAACCACTTATTGTCCAAACTACATATTAATCTATTTCTGACCAAAATCAACTCAGGAATGTCTATGCAGAAAACTGCAATTCACTTGAATTATTCTACCTTAATTCTTCTACCAATCACTTGGTATAAGTCCTAAAGAGTACTGACTAAGCAAAAGCAACcttaaaaaatagtaacaataaacaaaatgtggtatatacatgcaaagGACGAAGGAATTCCTATCACATACTGTATAGCTGAACCttcaggacattatgctaagtgaaataagccagtcacaaaaagacaaatattgatgATTCCACTTATCTGAGGGTTCTAAAAGTAGtcaaatcatagaaacagaaagtagaatcacggttaccaggggctgaggggaggagtAAAAAGGGAGTTgctatttaatgggtacagggttttagatttgcaagatgaagaagttctaGCAATCTGTTTCACAACGATGTGAAATGcctaacactactgaactgtacacctgAACATAAGACTGcagattttatgtattttttttccacacaTAAAAAATAGCAATAACTATTGCCCCACATTTGGTGGATATGATAATTAACTGACTTATGGCCAGGAAGATACTCAATAAATTGATTTTACCAAAGGCAATGAGCCTGACTTCCCCATCAGTTTATAAGACATAATTCTAAAGCTCTGGGCATTCCCGTACTCTTGGCCCCAGAATTACTGCTCAAGACACAGACTAGCTATTGGTGCCAGGATTTATATGGACCAGTTACTAATAcatcaaaatggataaaatttaacttttctatGCTCTTCATATATCCGAGGTCAGAAGCTGAGTTGCGATCTAAATATGATACTATCTTATCTGCCACTAAATAATGAAGGAGTAACAGTAtacagtatatatgtatacatacaatggttACTGCATAGtactgtgcatatatatatatatatagtattatatatacaGTAGCTAGATGTAGCATATATTTATGATTACTCTTTGCTAACTATGCATTTTCCCAGGTAATGCTATCTGAAATGGTCTGGTTCAACACTGAGTACCTACGTATTACAAGTAATAGAAATGCTTAATGAAATCTAAAGCCAGGTGCCTGGGTTCTGCcttttactaactgtgtgacctatGACAAGTTATTCACCCTCTCTGTACCTTAGTTACCTCAAgtgcaaaaaagaatgaaaaaaaacagtACCTTTCTACAGAGCTGTTGTGAGAGCTGAACTATATGTGTAAAGCATGGAACAGCGTCTGGCACATACTGAATATTCAATAAACGCTCactcttgttatttttattatagttacatttcatttaaataatttggtCAAGAATGTAGAGCTTAATTTACATGTATTGATATTAATCCTTTGATTtggaaagattaaaatattttttaaaatattcctcaaaATTAAGGTGGAGAAAGAAGAATCAAGGATTTGCATGAAAGTAGAAGTCAAAATCTGAATCAGTGACAAAATATGGCCAGACCAAATTGCATCCTTAAGCTTTTTCAGTTTTAGTCCAAAGATCAGAGTTTATAAATAGAAAAGTCTAAGAATTTAGCTCCTAAAAAAACAGTATAATGAAACTTGGTCTCACCATGAAATCAAAAATCTAGTAATAAATTTTAGATTTTCAGAGCCAAAATGTTGCGAAGGAATACTTGCAacgttttaaaatttctaaaataaatccaaagtaCAAAAAtttagtagaaataaaatgtggtagaaataaaatataccaatttaaatatattcatgacATTATATCAGAACCCTGCTTATAAAACAACTACATATCAGCTTTTCTTCTCTATACCCACTGGAGGCCTATTTAAGCATAAATAGATTTATATTACTTTAGAATGAATTTTTGATACAAtatattcttataaatttatttaattttggctgtgttgggtcttcgttgctgcgcgtgggctttctctagttgtggtgagcgggggctactctttgttgcagtgcgcggacaactcatcgcggtggcttttcttattgtgaggcacaggctctaggcgcgagggcttcagtagttgtggcttgcgggctctagagcacaggctcagtagctgtggcgcacgggcttagttgttccacggcatgtgggatcttcccggaccaggactcgaacccatgtcccctgcattggcagacggattcttaaccactgtgccaccagggaagtcctgatacgatatatatgtatttttttttgcggtacgcgggcctctcactgttgtggcctctcccgttgcggagcacaggctccggacgcgcaggctcaacggccatggctcacgggcccagctgctccacagcatgtgggatcttcccagaccggggcacgaacccgcgtcccctacatcggcaggcggactctcaaccaatgcgccaccagagaagcccctgatacgatatatttttaaactagcaTAAGCCACTTCATCTCAAAACCTGGCCACTACTATTCTAACCATATGAGGTTACTATAATGAATAAAGCAAACGTTTATTGCACGTGGACTTTGTGTCAAGCACAGTATTTGGGCTTCACATAAGTCATCGCATTTAACGGTCAACCAAtgaaattagtattttaattattttaggtaAAGAATCAAAGAATTCAGTCTAATAAGTGTTTACTTAAAACTatgcataaaaattaagaaaataattttgtgcgggcctagctgctccacggcatgtgggatcctcctggaccggggcacaaacccatgtcccctgcatcagcaggcggactctcaaccactgtgccaccagggaagccccccattattttttaaaaggtatttaaaaagAGGTCTATTGCTGTATAAACATACCTACTGAAAGGCAAATGTCTTTCCTGAACTATTTCTGCTTGCACCATTGTCATCTAATATTGTCTCTACTTAGTATTTTCAACTCCATAACCAGGCTTTTCTCTTCTATGCCTTTTTGGAGAATGACATGTTATAACTCTGATAGGGCTCAGAAAACTCACATTTCTGAAGATCACTATTAAGATGTTGTCCTCACTATCAATGAAGTGAAAATTTCCCAAAGCCTCTGTGTTTTCCAAATGTAATTCCTTTAATGGTTTGGGGTTTACAAAGGTTGCAGTAGCAAAAAATTGAAATAAGGCAAAGTAAATAATCTCTGGATTTTATTCAAAGaaggaattataaaaattaatgctccatttttaaaatctcaatgtctagtctattatttatttatttatttatttacttattttgcggtacgcgggcctctcactgctgtggcctctcccgttgcagagcacaggctccggacgcgcaggcacagcggccacggctcacgggcccagccgctccgcggcatgtgggatcctcccagaccggggcacaaacccacgtcccctgcatcggcaggcggactcccaaccactgcaccaccagggaagcccttgttttttttattgtggtaaaaaatacataatataaaatttaccatcttaaccatttttaagtgtaccgtTCAGTAgtaagtatattcacactgttgtgaaacagatctccagaacattttcatcctgCAAATCTGAAACTATACCCCTTAAACAACAGCTCCCTTGTATCTCCTCCCCCAACCTACTCTTTAACTagaaaaaagtcagagaaaaagataaagagaataacTGTTTATTCTCAGTTATTTTGCCATTACCACTAGTGACAAACTACCTGTTACTAAAACTAAGAAGGAAGACTTGAACATCAAACAAAAAGTACCCAAATCTCATAGAAAATCATTACAAATGACAGAAAATCTCTAACAGTCTCTCAAACACCAAAACAGAtttgtatgcattttttttctgattataaggtgtataaaaacaaaacctttttctgAAATTTGACTTTGACTGCTTTATACCTACTGAAATTACCTTTGAAACACCGATTTTCATTCAAAGAAAAGTATCATTTAACACACTGGGATGAAAACACAGAGTATATTCTAAAGCCAAAAGCCAACCTTTAAAGAAATCTGTTAGCTATTATACACAAAGTTATCAAAATATGAGTATAGATTATATAACAAATTCTTATTCAAAGTGAATAAAATGGTGACTAATATTAACAGTtcacaaattatttttacttatatcCCTTTAACCTTGAATTACCTTCAAGAATGAGTTACATTTCAAAGCAGTATATTTTCTTGAATTAGTTGACTAAGCAACAACAAAGatttaacatttactgaaaaaaattcactgttctatttttttcctcctaacttttgttaatttttagaaCTACTTCTAAGTGAATACAAATGTTatgttcaaaaaattttaattagggCAATTAAAAATAACCAGGGGAAGGAATACATAAAATTAAGAAGCAATAAAgtcaacaataaaatgaaaatttttatttcaaaatcttaAGAGGaactttttctctttcagtaaGAGCCCCTCAAGTCAGGGAATCAGCATATTGAGGtttaaaaaacaagattcaaTTAAACACTgagcttggacttccctggtggcgtagtggttaagaatctgcctgccaatgcgggggacacgggttcaatcccttgtccggggagatcccacatgccgtggagcaactaagcctgtgtgccacaactgctaggcctgtgctctagagcccacgagccgcagctactgaggccgcgtgccgcaactactgaagcccatgcgcctagagcccgcgctccacaacagaagccaccacagtgagaagcccgagcaccgcaacgaagagtagcccccacacaccacaactagagaaagcccgcgcgcagcaatgaaggtccagtgcagccaaaaaagaaccAAGACAAAACCCTGAGCTTGAACTAGATGTACTCAGCCGACAGCAAGTATACCAAATCAACCTAACACGATACAGACCAACTGTAATATACAAGTATGATGTTGCTGACCAATGATCAATAGCAAATGTTGCTTGtatgttgcttgtttttttttctgatagccATCCATATTCTTCCTGGTCCTACTTAGGACCAAGAACATGGATTTTTGGCACAGCTGGCCAAAACAATGAGAAATGCCATTCCAATTTTCCACCAGTttgaaacagaaaacacacaagTCATACACTGAAACCTATCCCTTGTTAAATCATTCCTACTCCAATCCCTCACTGCATGCCAGGCCTGCTTTCTTCTAAGATGCTTCTTTACGTACTGTTTGCATTTACAGCAGAGAGGATAAGAAaggaggttagggcttccctggtggcgcagtggttgagagtctgcctgccgatgcaggggacgtgggtttgtgccacggtttgggaagatcccacgtgccgcggatctgctgggcctgtgagccatggccactgagtctgcgcgtccggagcctgtgctccgcaacgggagaggccacaacagtgagaggcccgcgtaccacaaaaaaaaaaaaaagaaaggaggttaGTAGAGTATAATCTCTGAACAACATTCCCTAGTGGCTTCCTCTGCTCCACAGAGTCTCCTTGTTTCCAAAAATACAGAGGTTCTCGGAAAggttaaattttatattagaaCTAACTCTCTCAAAGCACTACGCTGACCCTGATATCTTGAGTTTACTTCCAACTCTATGACCCCTGTGATTCTGCTCCTTTCACCTTTCCTTTCCTATCTGTGCTGAAACTTTGAGAATTGGCCATTTACAAAATAGGGTTATTTTATCTTTCCAACTCGAGGTGTCATACTCAGGCCACAGGCTGCATCAGCAGCTATAAGGCATGAAGCTCCAGATAGCACATCCTCTCCTGAGGCTCCATCTGGATTACCGCGCTCACCCTGAGTTTCATGGCAGCATTATCAATTCCCAAGAGACGTGGAACAAGAAAAGTTCAAGGTGCTACCACTGTTGCCTTAGGGGTAGATTACACATTTGTGAGATGAATGGGGAAATGTGAGCATGGAGTGCATATTATACCAAGGAATTATGCTCGCTTTTGTTAGGTATGATCATGACATTTGGTTATATAGGAAAATGTCTCCATAACCTCTTAAGAGCTGCATACCCAGAAGAAAGTAGGAATGACATGAGGTGATGTCTGAGATCTGCAGAGCTGCTTAAAATTCTtcgacaaaaagaaaaaaaagaagataaatgaagCAAGTGCTACcaaatcttaataatttttaagtttctaCATATATATGCGGGAGAATTATTCTACtcttgtatatgtttgaaatcttTCATCACAAAAGAAATGATAACTTCCCATTACCCATTTAAGGATTATATTATTTCCAAAGgctgtaaatattattttaaaaactacctGTATATACAGTAATTTTGCTTTTCACCGTTTTAGCTTTAGGAAAGGGTTTCCTCCTGGCTTGGTTATATAAAATAGACTCTTCCATTTACCACCAAGAGTTTttccaggggggaagggtggggatgggggtagaATCTAGTCTTATATATGTATCAACACATACACTTACCAGACAAGATTCCAGcttcaattaaacaaacaaacaaacaaatctactTTAAAAACTAATTCAGGCAAGAAGAAATCCAAGTCACAGTACTCAACCTCGATGATCTGCCACTCCAGCCTCTAGCCCTTTGACACTGTCACCACGTGACTTCTATTCACTATTGGATACAGTTAGAAGGGAAAGGCTCCACTGATATCTGGgaagttataaaacagaaaaactgaaaactgagAACTCCAGCCTCCCTCAATCAGTCAGCAGAGCAGAGGTGTGAGGGCCAAGAGCAAGCTCAAGTTTTCAGATCTTCGTAACTGGGACAATTTTCAGTGTTAACTTGATTAACAGAAGCTCTGGAAAGGCCAGGATACTCAAAACTACCACTATCAAATGACCAGAGGCAAAGGATCAAACCCGCTGAACCTTCTGGTTACACCCTTTGTTCCGACACTACTTAATGATAATTAGACCATGTGAAAAGGAAAGTAACTGTTATAAATTCCTCTTTATACAAACCTGAACTTAAGTCTAAAACATCTGAGAATTCACAATCCTCTAGTTTAAATGAAGTAACTGGCAAGTACATACAATGACATTGGGAATTATTCGGAAGAGTCAGTCAGTCACTTTTAGCATACATTATAGGCTTAATAAAATTTCAGTTTGATTTCCTAATCCTTCTATTATATAATATtgcataataataatgaatactCATAAATAAACAGCTTCAGGCATCACAAGAATCTAAATTAATAATTACGTTTAGAAAATTCTGACTGCTAAGAACTGTGTCCCAATTCTGCAAAATATCATGATCCATAGAGGATTTATGGCCTCATATCCATGGAGGATAACTCTTAGTTAACCAAAAGAATCAATGACTCAGCATACAGATTTCTTCTTAATCTCTTAACATTCCTAGTatgtgaaagacaaaaaccataatttatttttttgatcaactattttaaatatagagaaAACAGAATAACATAGCAGGTCTATGAACTCGCTATCCAGATTTAATGTCTATCAACATTTgatatatttgagatttttaaggaAGTAATAAACATTGTAAATGTAAACCACAgcttttttctagttctgtgattcAGCCTTCTCACAAGTCTCTATTCCccccttctattttatttaacactCCCAGCTTTCTCACACCCCAGTTCTCACTCCTTTGTTTCACAAACCCATCGTTATCTATTATTTCACAGAAAAACTTCTTGAAGAATCTATACTTCCAATTTCCTCTCCCTCTTATTTATTCTCTAACCTACTAAAGCTAGGTTTCTGTTCACTGGACCTATTCAATTCCAAAACCTCATAAATCCAAGGTTATTTTTTGGACTTCATATTACTTGACCTCTTTAGCAACTTCTGACTGAGGCTCACGGGGCTGGGTGTCACCCAGGCTGAATGAAGGTCCTCAGAACTGCCAACTATCACTGTTAGACAATGGAGGTCTGTTGTTTTGACTGTGCAGGCCCAGAAGGCCGGAGGAAACTGCATGTGTGGAGGACAGGAAACCAGTACCTAAAGGGAGAGAAGTGGCGGCAGAAGGAAGATTTGCTTTCAACTACCACTTCAGCAAAAGGGCAGAATTATAGACCAAGAATCATAGTTATAAAAACTCTAGAACACCCCCAATTCACCAAAAGATATATGTGCATTCTCTTCTATTTTCACAGACAAAAAGACTAAAGGATAAACACCAAAATGCTAACAACAATTAAATTTCTGGACGTTAAGACTATAGTTAGCTTCAATTTTCTtctaataatacatattttatcaaTTCTGTACAATGAACACgcatttttttaataagaaaaaggctGCTTTCTTAAAAAATAGCAAAGGTCTGAATGCCTGTTTTCTGGGGTAACAAAGAAGGGTGTTGCCATGGAGATGTAGCTCCACAAAGCACTTGTGAGGAGAAAACCCCAGGGAGCAAGTGGGTGTCGGGAActtgaaagaggaaagaaaagcaggcTGGGTGCGTGGGTGTCTTGGGAAAATAGAGGCCTCACAGGAGCCAGTCTGGCCGGAGACAACCCAGGAGGTGCCTGGCGCTCCCAAGGCCTCTCCAGGCAGCCATCCGGTCGTTTCTATTCTCCCTTCAAGATACTACAGGAGTCTCTCCACTGCTTGCACCCCACATCACCATGATGCCACTCAAATGAtgtccaccccccaaccccccgaCCCGCTCCCAGCTCGCTGAGGTCCCCATCCAACCCACACACAGTCGCTGGTGTCTTAAACACAGTGAACACTGGAAAATGTCTCAGGAACATTTAGAACACAGGATGGTCCATGCTCCCAAATGTTTACCACCCTCTGCTTACCCTGACCAGCTCAACTTCCCAGGCCAGACACGCGGCTCCACTTGGCCTCAACGCTGcagctcccacccccatcctctgcCTTTGTACATTCTTCCCTGGCCTAGAATACGCTTCCCTCTCTTCCACCCGTCAACCTCTACTCACACTTTGTGTCCAGCTCAAAAGTAAAATCCTCTACAAAGCACTCCTGGTCAACCGGCTGCTCCCCCGCTGCACGCCTCAATCATTCCTATGTAACATCtcacagtactttttttttttttttaacatctttattggagtataattgctttacaatgttgtgtaagtttctgctgtataataaagtgaatcagctctatgtatacatatatccccatatctcttccctcttgcatcttcctccctccccacaataCTTCTTACACAGCGAGAATTACCCCTCAAACACCTCTACCCCACTAAACCGTGAGATGTCAAGGCCAGGAAATACATACCCCACACATCTAGAATAGTGCCTAGATACAGGAAGGATTCAGTAAGTATTTGATGAACTAAATAAATGTGATTGTTTTTACtacatatttttatagatatctAAAAATAAGAGCTGAAAAACAAACACTAACTCATATCAGTGGTCTCTAAATGAAACTAATTCAAAGTTTAAGACCTaactaaaaagaaagtaaagattaaACCAAATATACACTggacaaatggcaagatttctgccatctttaTAGCTAAGAATATAAAACTACTGAATTGAATTCAATGTGGAATTACTGAACTTCTCAAATAATAAATTGAGGATTACATACTATGGATAATAGGATTACATACATACTATGGagggggttttgtttttcctttacataGTGTCTGTTACAATGCAAAAGTAATTCAAACACATATCTTCTCTTCCAAGTCAAATCAGTAAGAATGGCTGATAACCGGGGAGTAGGGGAAACTTAAGACCAACTGCAAGAAAACAGAATCTGCACACAATTCTCATTCCCATACAGGCTAATTTTCATTGGTGCCTGCCTGTTGCCTACATTAAGTTTACCTGAGCTAAAGTGGGGATTGAATTTTGACCAGTCTGCATCTGCATGTGAGCAGATTCGCTCTCTGCCACAGAATCTGGTA
The genomic region above belongs to Phocoena phocoena chromosome 2, mPhoPho1.1, whole genome shotgun sequence and contains:
- the CREM gene encoding cAMP-responsive element modulator isoform X22 produces the protein MTMEIDSQQDGSIPDSVAESESAHMQMQTGQNSIPTLAQKLLKRSSNMKSKK